One window of Candidatus Chlorobium masyuteum genomic DNA carries:
- the coaD gene encoding pantetheine-phosphate adenylyltransferase produces MKTNAIYPGTFDPFTNGHLDVLERALNIFEEVIVVIAENTQKHSLFTIEERQAMINEVVGDYAGVRVEVLRQGLLADYARQVGAKAIIRGVRQVKDFEYEFQMSLLNRHLYPEVTTVFLMPNVKYTYVASSIIREVSMLGGDVSKFVHPCVMEMLNLKREERKEQKS; encoded by the coding sequence ATGAAAACAAATGCTATTTATCCCGGAACATTTGATCCGTTCACAAACGGTCATCTTGATGTACTCGAACGTGCACTGAATATTTTTGAAGAGGTAATCGTTGTTATTGCCGAGAATACGCAGAAGCATTCACTCTTTACGATTGAAGAGCGGCAGGCAATGATCAATGAAGTTGTCGGTGATTATGCAGGCGTCAGGGTTGAAGTGCTCCGTCAGGGACTTCTTGCCGATTATGCACGACAGGTCGGAGCGAAGGCAATTATACGGGGTGTGCGGCAGGTAAAGGATTTTGAGTATGAGTTTCAGATGTCGCTCCTGAACCGCCATCTCTATCCTGAAGTGACAACGGTTTTTCTTATGCCGAATGTCAAGTATACCTACGTTGCCTCATCGATTATCAGGGAGGTTTCCATGCTGGGTGGTGATGTCAGTAAATTTGTTCATCCCTGTGTCATGGAGATGCTCAATCTAAAACGCGAAGAACGAAAAGAACAAAAATCATAA
- a CDS encoding transketolase: MAKDLKLYPAEKKGALLELDSIDDLKEMARQVRRDIVRMLAMANSGHTGGSLGMADIFTALYFRLLLHKPHEFWEKHDLDMVFLSNGHIAPVWYSVLARAGYFSLSELNSLRQVNSYLQGHPTSESKLPGIRIASGSLGQGLSAAVGAALGLRMDGKKSDVFCLMGDGECQEGQIWEAAMSAAHYGLGNLIGIVDYNNLQIDGEVTDVMSVEPFADKWRAFGWDVYHCNGNDIEDFVTTIEKLRAGGKRSRPSVVLATTVMGKGVHFFEGTMPDNSNWHGKPPSKDDAVKALAILGETVYGDF; this comes from the coding sequence ATGGCAAAAGACTTAAAACTGTATCCAGCCGAAAAAAAAGGCGCGCTTCTCGAGCTTGATTCGATTGACGATCTCAAAGAGATGGCCCGACAGGTCCGTCGGGATATTGTCCGAATGCTCGCTATGGCCAATTCCGGCCATACCGGCGGTTCACTCGGCATGGCCGATATTTTTACGGCCCTCTACTTTCGCCTTCTCCTGCATAAACCGCATGAGTTCTGGGAGAAGCATGATCTTGATATGGTTTTTCTTTCAAATGGTCACATCGCACCGGTATGGTACAGTGTACTTGCCCGTGCAGGCTATTTCTCGCTGAGTGAGCTGAATTCACTTCGTCAGGTCAACTCCTACCTTCAGGGTCATCCAACGTCCGAATCGAAGCTCCCTGGCATCAGAATCGCATCCGGCTCTCTTGGCCAGGGGCTCTCTGCTGCAGTAGGCGCGGCACTCGGTCTTCGCATGGATGGCAAGAAGAGCGATGTCTTCTGTCTGATGGGTGACGGAGAGTGTCAGGAGGGACAGATCTGGGAGGCAGCCATGAGTGCTGCTCATTACGGACTTGGTAATCTGATTGGTATAGTTGACTACAACAATCTCCAGATTGACGGTGAAGTTACCGATGTTATGAGTGTTGAGCCGTTTGCCGACAAGTGGCGGGCGTTTGGCTGGGATGTTTATCACTGCAACGGTAACGATATCGAGGATTTTGTCACCACCATCGAGAAGCTCAGAGCAGGGGGTAAACGGAGCAGACCTTCCGTTGTTCTTGCAACGACGGTGATGGGAAAAGGTGTTCATTTCTTTGAGGGGACAATGCCGGATAATTCCAACTGGCACGGGAAACCTCCATCAAAGGATGATGCAGTCAAAGCACTTGCCATCCTTGGAGAGACTGTTTATGGCGACTTTTAG
- the rsmD gene encoding 16S rRNA (guanine(966)-N(2))-methyltransferase RsmD: MQILAGTYKGRKIRSSSTNAIRPCSSRVKKSLFDTLAARLDFDSITVLDLFAGFGSLGFEAVSRGAASVCFVDQHADSLKAIKATALLLGVEERVKIVNADVSAFLSRPSKPFDLVFCDPPYSWPDYGQLIDKIAGGSLLADEGILLIEHRAHLEFKHSPYYSFQKDYGMTRVTFFQT, encoded by the coding sequence GTGCAGATACTTGCAGGAACATACAAAGGGAGGAAAATCAGGAGTTCATCAACAAATGCTATTCGTCCCTGCAGCAGCCGTGTCAAGAAATCTCTCTTCGACACGCTTGCTGCAAGGCTCGATTTTGACAGCATAACCGTACTTGATCTCTTTGCCGGATTCGGCTCCCTTGGTTTTGAAGCGGTGAGCCGGGGGGCAGCATCAGTATGCTTTGTTGATCAGCATGCCGATTCGCTCAAAGCCATTAAAGCAACGGCACTTCTGCTGGGAGTTGAAGAGCGGGTGAAGATAGTCAATGCGGATGTTTCTGCATTTCTTTCCCGGCCATCAAAACCGTTTGATCTGGTTTTTTGTGATCCACCTTACTCCTGGCCGGATTACGGGCAGTTGATTGACAAAATTGCCGGCGGCTCCCTTCTTGCTGATGAGGGAATCCTTCTTATTGAACACCGTGCGCATCTTGAGTTCAAGCACTCTCCATACTACTCTTTTCAAAAGGATTACGGCATGACAAGAGTTACATTTTTTCAGACCTGA